In a genomic window of Methanobrevibacter boviskoreani JH1:
- a CDS encoding ABC transporter ATP-binding protein, which yields MSGFIEFQNVTKEYINGDEVLKAVNNLNFTIDKGEFVVILGPSGSGKSTLLNLLGGLDHVSSGNIMVNNHDITDYSDNDLTEYRAHEVGFIFQFYNLIPNLTALENLELISDVIGRKIDGKSMLDKLNLTEHYHNFPSELSGGEQQRVSIARALVKNPNMLLCDEPTGALDSNTGDMVIGLLYDICKNNKTTVIIVTHNEDIASLADKVIHLKNGIVESIDTKLDDGNADSIDAEEVLT from the coding sequence ATGTCTGGATTTATAGAGTTTCAAAATGTTACAAAAGAATATATAAACGGTGACGAGGTTCTAAAAGCTGTAAATAACCTGAACTTTACAATAGATAAAGGCGAGTTTGTTGTGATACTTGGACCATCAGGTTCCGGTAAATCAACACTACTAAACCTTCTTGGAGGACTGGATCATGTAAGCTCTGGTAATATTATGGTAAACAATCATGATATTACAGACTATTCTGATAATGACTTAACGGAATACAGGGCACATGAGGTCGGTTTTATCTTCCAGTTCTATAATCTGATTCCAAACTTAACGGCCCTTGAAAATTTAGAACTAATCAGTGATGTGATTGGCCGAAAGATTGATGGAAAATCCATGCTTGATAAGTTGAATCTTACAGAACATTATCATAATTTCCCGTCTGAGTTGTCTGGAGGTGAGCAGCAAAGGGTATCAATTGCCCGTGCACTTGTTAAAAATCCGAACATGTTGTTATGTGATGAGCCAACAGGAGCACTTGATTCCAATACTGGTGATATGGTTATAGGATTGCTTTATGATATCTGTAAGAATAACAAAACTACTGTAATTATCGTAACACATAATGAGGATATCGCATCCCTTGCAGACAAGGTAATACATCTAAAGAACGGTATTGTTGAAAGTATCGATACTAAATTAGATGATGGGAACGCCGATTCTATTGATGCTGAAGAGGTTTTAACCTAG
- a CDS encoding DEAD/DEAH box helicase, with the protein MANFINHPLLRKDKVESRIYQKVLAANALKKGNTMIVAPTALGKTIVAVLVAADRLNNLKGSKVLVLAPSKPLTIQHEDSFREFLNVPVCSITGSIKPEEREKRWNESSVICATPQTVESDLLKGRYNFEDVSLIVFDECHHGVGSYSYVYLANRYIQERENHLILALTASPGHDKSKIKEVCDNLFIQDVVVKTEEDPDVRPYFNPIKIDWVPIELGKELTKIQEALKKSLKTRLKALKNMKVINSITVNKRDILKARGKVQNKIATTTNPPKECFQAISILTAVINLQHGIELIETQGVVPFNDYVNRLEKKKTKASKNLFIDHNFQRAVRLSRIAEEHGHEHPKLKKLTDILKKELGYDDGQTTLKSLRSVEDSKKSRQSPKILVFTQFRDTLEMIRQKCEDEGIKAVKFYGQGTRNGEKGLTQKQQHEIIKSFKVGTYDVLLSTSVAEEGIDIPAIDLVVLYEPVPSEIRMIQRRGRTGRKHQGKMKVLVTKGTLDEAYFWSAKRKEKNMKHQLIDNELFSNLNLNAVERIESVRNIKSVDNLNEVNKEEDKLDTKNRRKKVVVYADSREGNSRVIRNLDTIGVDVEIKTMTVGDYQISDDIIIERKTAKDFTDSIVDKRLFKQATLMREEFKKPLMILEGNDFYTGFINPNAIRGAMASIAIDFGISIIPTRGPDDTAAMIKRIAIKEQKGKSQPIQIRTERKPDNLWEQQQFIVESLPNVGPVTAKNLLKHFGSVKAVVNASEDDLQEIEGIGKRTAENIHKVLASKYLYFEKSDSKNKKLM; encoded by the coding sequence ATGGCAAATTTTATAAATCATCCTTTACTTAGAAAAGACAAGGTTGAATCAAGGATTTATCAGAAGGTCCTAGCAGCTAATGCACTTAAGAAGGGAAACACCATGATAGTTGCACCAACTGCATTAGGTAAAACCATAGTTGCAGTACTTGTAGCTGCCGATAGATTGAATAATCTGAAAGGTTCAAAGGTACTTGTCCTGGCTCCAAGTAAACCGCTCACTATCCAACATGAGGATTCATTTAGGGAATTTCTCAATGTACCGGTATGTTCCATTACAGGTTCAATCAAACCTGAGGAACGTGAGAAAAGATGGAATGAATCCAGTGTGATATGTGCCACACCACAGACCGTTGAGTCAGATCTGCTTAAAGGAAGATATAATTTTGAGGACGTGTCACTCATCGTCTTTGATGAGTGCCACCATGGAGTCGGATCATATTCCTATGTATATCTTGCAAACAGATATATCCAGGAGAGAGAAAACCACCTGATACTCGCCCTTACAGCATCACCTGGCCATGATAAATCAAAGATAAAAGAGGTATGTGACAATCTGTTTATCCAGGATGTTGTGGTTAAAACAGAGGAGGATCCGGATGTAAGGCCATACTTTAATCCGATTAAAATAGATTGGGTGCCTATTGAACTTGGAAAGGAACTTACAAAGATTCAGGAAGCTTTAAAGAAATCACTTAAAACACGCCTTAAGGCCTTGAAGAACATGAAGGTGATCAACTCCATTACCGTAAATAAAAGGGATATTTTAAAGGCGCGTGGAAAGGTTCAAAATAAAATAGCCACTACAACCAATCCACCTAAGGAGTGTTTCCAGGCAATCTCAATCTTAACTGCTGTAATCAACCTCCAACATGGAATTGAGCTTATAGAAACCCAGGGTGTTGTACCGTTTAACGATTATGTAAACAGGCTTGAGAAAAAGAAAACAAAGGCATCCAAAAATCTTTTTATAGACCATAATTTCCAACGTGCAGTACGTCTAAGCAGAATAGCTGAGGAACACGGCCATGAACATCCCAAACTTAAAAAACTGACCGATATACTTAAGAAGGAATTAGGTTATGACGATGGTCAAACAACCCTTAAGTCCCTAAGGTCTGTTGAGGATTCCAAAAAATCCAGACAGTCCCCAAAAATACTTGTCTTTACACAGTTCAGGGATACACTTGAAATGATTCGCCAAAAATGTGAGGACGAGGGAATCAAAGCCGTAAAGTTCTATGGCCAAGGTACACGTAATGGTGAGAAGGGCCTAACACAGAAACAACAGCATGAAATCATAAAATCATTTAAGGTGGGAACCTATGATGTGCTCCTGTCCACAAGCGTTGCAGAGGAGGGTATTGACATACCTGCAATTGATCTTGTAGTACTGTATGAGCCGGTACCCTCTGAGATAAGAATGATTCAAAGACGTGGTAGAACTGGAAGAAAACATCAGGGTAAAATGAAGGTCCTTGTTACAAAGGGAACCTTGGATGAGGCATATTTCTGGAGTGCAAAACGTAAAGAAAAGAACATGAAACATCAGCTCATTGACAATGAACTGTTCAGCAATCTAAATCTCAATGCAGTTGAGAGAATTGAAAGTGTTAGAAACATAAAGTCTGTAGACAATCTAAATGAGGTCAACAAGGAAGAGGATAAGCTAGACACTAAGAATAGAAGAAAAAAGGTAGTGGTCTATGCAGACTCACGTGAGGGAAACTCAAGGGTCATAAGAAATCTTGACACCATAGGAGTGGATGTCGAGATTAAGACCATGACCGTTGGTGACTATCAAATAAGCGATGACATTATAATCGAGAGAAAAACGGCAAAGGATTTTACAGATTCAATTGTGGACAAACGTCTGTTTAAACAGGCAACATTAATGAGGGAGGAGTTTAAAAAACCATTAATGATTCTTGAAGGCAATGACTTCTATACAGGATTCATTAATCCCAATGCAATACGTGGTGCAATGGCATCCATTGCAATCGATTTTGGAATCAGCATCATACCTACAAGGGGACCTGACGATACCGCCGCAATGATAAAAAGGATTGCAATTAAAGAACAGAAAGGCAAATCCCAGCCAATCCAAATTAGAACCGAGAGAAAACCGGACAATCTATGGGAGCAACAACAGTTCATTGTTGAATCCCTACCTAATGTCGGACCTGTAACAGCCAAGAACCTGCTTAAACACTTCGGATCTGTCAAGGCTGTTGTGAATGCATCTGAAGATGACCTACAGGAAATTGAGGGAATTGGAAAAAGAACTGCAGAAAACATTCATAAGGTCTTAGCATCCAAGTACCTGTATTTTGAAAAATCAGATAGTAAAAATAAGAAGTTGATGTGA
- a CDS encoding SPFH domain-containing protein gives MAIDLFKVAKYEGDDKHLVWKYPYEDFNTKSQLIVHQSQTAAFFKDGKIADIFGPGKYELTSENLPILNNFINIPTGGVSPFHCELYFINKATALNVEWGTSSRFPILDAQFNIPISVGASGSMEIKVKDDMKFLVEVVGTQDDVDVDKLKVYFRNKMVTRIKTYLAKLMEEVSYFNVTAHLDEISKAIQDRLTGDFEQYGIDLINFYITNVIIPKEDTEKLENVLNKKMEYGTLGFNWADEQLADISKRYASNEGMASNMNGMITGIPLALAFGEMLKDNVGENINSTFSGKSQNFNSNQNNNGNNTNDNNNGTNSNQNNNGGSGEATTTMKEGEYGFCKECGKPLKEGALFCSNCGAKVEKEKKCKKCGNILDEGDKFCSRCGTKVE, from the coding sequence ATGGCAATAGATTTATTTAAGGTAGCGAAATATGAGGGTGATGATAAACATTTAGTGTGGAAATATCCATACGAAGACTTTAACACCAAAAGCCAGCTAATTGTACATCAATCACAAACAGCCGCATTCTTTAAAGATGGTAAAATAGCCGATATCTTTGGACCAGGTAAATATGAACTTACATCTGAAAACCTTCCAATATTGAACAATTTTATTAATATTCCAACAGGCGGAGTAAGTCCATTTCACTGCGAATTATACTTCATAAATAAGGCAACTGCATTGAATGTTGAGTGGGGAACCAGTAGTCGTTTTCCGATATTGGATGCCCAGTTCAACATACCAATCAGTGTTGGTGCATCAGGTTCAATGGAAATCAAGGTCAAGGATGACATGAAATTTTTGGTCGAGGTAGTTGGAACCCAGGACGATGTTGATGTTGATAAACTGAAGGTATACTTTAGAAACAAGATGGTTACAAGAATTAAGACCTATCTTGCAAAGCTTATGGAGGAGGTAAGCTATTTCAATGTAACCGCACACCTAGACGAGATTTCAAAAGCGATTCAGGATCGTCTAACTGGAGACTTTGAACAATATGGTATCGATTTAATCAACTTCTATATTACCAATGTGATTATTCCAAAAGAGGATACTGAGAAACTTGAAAATGTGCTTAACAAGAAAATGGAATATGGTACACTTGGATTCAATTGGGCTGATGAACAACTAGCTGATATCTCAAAAAGGTATGCTTCCAATGAGGGAATGGCCTCCAACATGAATGGTATGATTACAGGTATTCCACTTGCACTTGCATTCGGTGAGATGTTAAAGGACAATGTTGGGGAAAACATCAATTCAACCTTTAGTGGTAAATCTCAAAACTTTAACTCCAATCAGAACAACAACGGCAATAATACAAATGACAACAATAATGGAACTAACTCTAACCAGAACAACAATGGTGGATCTGGAGAAGCTACTACTACAATGAAAGAAGGAGAATATGGTTTCTGTAAGGAATGTGGAAAACCTTTAAAAGAGGGAGCATTATTCTGTTCCAACTGTGGAGCCAAGGTAGAAAAAGAGAAAAAATGTAAGAAATGTGGCAATATCCTTGATGAAGGGGACAAATTCTGTTCAAGATGTGGTACAAAAGTAGAATAG
- a CDS encoding tRNA (adenine-N1)-methyltransferase has protein sequence MKLIMDERGKKYLIPQDQEFQSDLGIIKKEQMERATIGDTLITHLGKEFQVIKPNIRDFIDLMDRRCSILYQKDIGAVTSHTGLGSGDRVVDAGTGAAASALNFGNIVGERGHVYSYEIREDFAEVAEKNINNFGLKNIEIKNQDIKEGIDEEEIDLVFLDLPEPHEVFGEVYRSLKLGGWLAVYAPYIQQAEKAYHTAEKLGFSDIEILEQLERGIEVRKQGVRAKTRMNGHTGYILFARKL, from the coding sequence ATGAAACTTATAATGGATGAGAGAGGTAAGAAATACTTAATTCCTCAAGATCAGGAATTTCAAAGTGACTTAGGAATCATTAAAAAGGAACAGATGGAAAGAGCAACAATTGGGGATACTTTAATCACCCATCTTGGAAAGGAGTTCCAGGTCATCAAACCGAATATACGAGACTTCATCGATCTGATGGATAGAAGATGCTCCATATTATATCAGAAGGATATTGGTGCAGTAACATCACATACTGGACTCGGCTCAGGAGACAGGGTAGTGGATGCAGGAACAGGTGCAGCTGCAAGCGCACTTAACTTTGGAAACATTGTAGGCGAGAGAGGCCATGTATACTCCTATGAAATAAGAGAAGACTTTGCAGAGGTTGCAGAAAAGAACATCAATAACTTTGGTCTTAAGAACATTGAGATTAAGAACCAGGATATAAAGGAAGGTATTGATGAGGAGGAGATTGACCTTGTATTTTTGGATTTACCTGAACCTCATGAGGTATTTGGGGAGGTTTATAGATCCTTAAAATTAGGCGGATGGCTAGCTGTCTATGCACCATATATCCAACAGGCTGAGAAGGCATATCACACCGCAGAAAAACTAGGCTTTTCAGATATCGAAATTCTCGAACAATTGGAACGTGGCATTGAGGTTAGAAAACAGGGTGTCCGTGCTAAAACCCGTATGAATGGTCATACTGGATATATTCTGTTTGCACGTAAGTTATAA
- a CDS encoding transglutaminase-like domain-containing protein codes for MIIISLNVVSAADINNNSSVNIVNDTNSTADGVDSNYIQNTSSNLSQATDGSADEEFTVILPDDFDFSENCNFMVHDGYNSYNLKYYANMPTIVDSTGKETTSNNYQPISSNKSLNIYKLDYYLVYNNLTGYVPISNGSDCIIDRDSVENNDLNDSGTPIYLTSDNVNQGINNSSKTNVKMDSGDIIGYNNEDEIFKVELTDVNGKALSNQLLIFTILNKNYPVFTDSDGIAGIKIKLGPGVYEIRSTFLGNNRYNFKSNLNMISEKNITREKTQISGNNIYMVYKEPRTYKLKLADSKGNPIANQNVDISISKYAWVYLVKEQDWKYKYLGKFDYARATDEGGYAYLNVNLSPNFYNVTVSFSGNDEYLPATSNNNISVVSYNVGNINYKGESTNQYLISTRTAQKSNKKIMDLAKNLTKDKSTITEKANAIYDYVRYQIKYELYSNTRYGALKCLELKKGNCVDQSHLVVALCRAVGIPARYCHGPNHVWTQVLIKSQKIWLIADPTTQRAWGFGVWNIYPEYSTYANIGY; via the coding sequence TTGATCATTATTAGTTTAAATGTAGTTTCTGCAGCAGATATAAATAATAATTCTTCTGTTAATATTGTTAATGATACTAACTCAACTGCAGATGGTGTGGACTCTAATTATATTCAGAATACCTCATCTAATTTAAGTCAAGCTACTGATGGCAGTGCAGATGAGGAATTCACTGTGATCTTACCTGATGATTTTGATTTCTCCGAAAATTGTAATTTCATGGTTCATGATGGATATAATTCATATAACCTCAAATATTATGCTAACATGCCAACCATAGTAGATTCAACAGGTAAGGAAACTACATCTAATAATTATCAACCAATATCTTCAAATAAGAGCTTAAACATCTATAAATTAGATTATTATTTGGTCTATAATAATTTAACTGGATATGTTCCAATCTCAAATGGTTCTGATTGTATTATAGACAGGGATTCAGTAGAAAACAATGATCTAAATGACTCAGGCACCCCGATATATCTAACATCAGATAATGTTAATCAGGGTATAAACAATTCAAGTAAAACTAATGTAAAGATGGATTCAGGTGACATTATAGGCTATAATAATGAGGATGAGATTTTTAAAGTTGAATTAACTGATGTCAATGGTAAAGCCCTTTCAAATCAGCTATTAATATTTACAATTTTAAATAAAAACTATCCTGTATTTACAGATTCAGATGGGATAGCCGGTATTAAAATCAAATTAGGTCCCGGAGTCTATGAGATTAGAAGCACATTTCTTGGAAATAATAGGTATAATTTTAAGTCTAATTTAAACATGATTTCTGAGAAGAACATTACAAGAGAAAAGACTCAAATATCCGGAAATAATATATACATGGTTTATAAAGAGCCAAGAACTTATAAATTAAAACTTGCAGATTCAAAAGGAAATCCTATTGCAAATCAAAATGTAGATATATCAATTAGCAAATATGCCTGGGTCTATCTTGTTAAAGAGCAGGATTGGAAATATAAATATCTTGGTAAATTCGATTATGCCCGTGCAACTGATGAAGGAGGGTATGCATATTTAAACGTTAATCTATCTCCTAACTTCTATAATGTTACAGTAAGTTTCAGCGGAAATGATGAATACTTGCCTGCAACCTCTAATAATAATATTAGTGTTGTGTCCTATAATGTTGGAAATATTAATTACAAAGGAGAGTCAACTAATCAGTATTTGATTTCAACAAGAACTGCTCAGAAGAGTAATAAAAAAATCATGGATCTTGCAAAGAATTTAACCAAAGACAAGTCAACAATAACGGAGAAAGCAAATGCGATATATGATTATGTCAGATATCAAATTAAATATGAGCTTTATTCAAATACTCGCTATGGAGCTTTAAAGTGTTTGGAACTTAAGAAAGGCAATTGTGTGGACCAATCACATCTAGTCGTTGCATTATGTAGGGCTGTAGGAATTCCTGCAAGATACTGTCATGGACCGAACCATGTATGGACACAAGTGTTGATTAAAAGCCAGAAGATTTGGTTAATAGCAGATCCTACAACACAACGTGCGTGGGGTTTTGGTGTTTGGAATATTTACCCGGAATATAGCACATATGCAAATATCGGATACTAA
- a CDS encoding zinc ribbon domain-containing protein, which yields MVKCPNCGCENPDGNYCRACGTKLAADRIIVFNNQNNKDMIDKFNSQNNGDKIDSIPTSYHKRGLAVFLSVILSGLGQIYLGLGKKGFFMLIIQVILLFIFNNLISLEYITLSRICMLVCFIWWVYCIADVVKSTDMLNKGEKVEDKLDFRNLFWWTD from the coding sequence ATGGTTAAATGTCCAAACTGCGGATGTGAAAATCCAGACGGTAATTATTGCCGCGCATGTGGCACAAAGTTGGCTGCAGATAGGATAATTGTTTTTAATAATCAGAATAATAAGGATATGATAGATAAATTTAATAGTCAAAATAACGGGGATAAAATAGATAGTATTCCTACAAGCTATCATAAGAGGGGTTTAGCTGTTTTTCTTTCAGTGATATTATCAGGTTTAGGCCAGATATACTTAGGTCTTGGAAAGAAAGGATTTTTCATGTTGATTATTCAGGTGATATTGCTTTTTATATTCAATAATCTTATTTCTTTAGAATATATCACACTATCACGTATTTGTATGTTGGTATGCTTTATTTGGTGGGTCTATTGTATTGCCGATGTGGTCAAATCTACAGACATGTTAAATAAAGGTGAGAAAGTAGAAGATAAGCTTGATTTTCGTAATTTGTTCTGGTGGACTGATTAA